A portion of the Acidisarcina polymorpha genome contains these proteins:
- a CDS encoding outer membrane beta-barrel protein, translated as MSFLKKSGVVVSIAVLSVVSLHAQAPSPTESSSADYRFLLSSDELGGLEPAPAAGGQYGGQSTYPDYHGRWSHLAIEGGGGFTAPLGNSSGDLTYGWNFRGGLGWNFSKRFALLGEYEFDRNKIPAAILQQVGEPGGNVHTWSLTLDPVWNYKTSGRVGGYVTGGGGFYRKLTSFTEPALAQGVYCDFFYCYPYYYTTNVTVSHYSSNQGGLNIGTGLTFGRWENAKFFAEARYEWLATPGRNTQIIPVTFGLRW; from the coding sequence TTGTCATTTCTGAAAAAGTCTGGCGTAGTAGTGTCGATCGCCGTACTTTCCGTGGTCTCTCTTCATGCACAGGCGCCGTCTCCGACGGAGTCTAGTTCGGCGGATTACCGCTTTTTGCTGTCGAGCGACGAGCTCGGCGGGTTGGAACCCGCACCCGCGGCAGGCGGCCAATACGGTGGGCAGTCTACCTATCCGGACTACCATGGCCGCTGGAGTCATCTTGCCATTGAAGGCGGCGGCGGCTTTACTGCGCCCTTAGGGAACTCAAGCGGTGATCTCACCTACGGCTGGAACTTCCGCGGCGGCTTAGGATGGAATTTTTCGAAGAGGTTCGCTTTGCTCGGGGAGTATGAATTCGATCGAAACAAGATACCTGCGGCAATCCTGCAGCAGGTCGGTGAGCCGGGTGGCAATGTCCATACGTGGTCATTGACCCTTGACCCTGTCTGGAATTACAAGACAAGCGGGCGGGTCGGCGGCTATGTAACTGGGGGCGGCGGTTTCTACCGCAAGCTCACCTCGTTCACCGAACCTGCTCTGGCCCAGGGAGTCTATTGCGACTTCTTTTACTGCTATCCCTATTACTACACGACCAACGTCACGGTCAGTCATTATTCCAGTAACCAAGGGGGCCTGAATATAGGTACTGGATTGACCTTCGGCAGATGGGAAAACGCAAAGTTTTTCGCCGAGGCGAGATATGAATGGCTGGCTACGCCTGGCCGCAACACGCAAATCATTCCGGTGACCTTCGGATTGCGGTGGTGA